A stretch of the Prunus dulcis unplaced genomic scaffold, ALMONDv2, whole genome shotgun sequence genome encodes the following:
- the LOC117613448 gene encoding protein trichome birefringence-like 43 gives MDAFAVGATLVLLVLSVLHQEVHGGLVGSDIDGCDVSQGNWVFDDSYPLYAAPSCLFLEKVFDCVKNGRPDRDYLKYRWQPSACSLPRFNGSRLLTELRGKSVMFIGDSLSLNQWQSLTCMLYTSVPEAKYTSVRTGGLSTFTFPEYNVKLLFSRNALIVNIVRTPDGRILKLDSISTQDDKLWLGVDVLIFNTWHWWVHTGRKQPWNFIQVGNETYKDMDRLVAYEKALHTWATWVDSNVDSNKTKVFFQGVSPDHSNGREWGDPQANNCSAQSEPLPGPNYPGEAHPAEKVVEKVLRTMSKPVHLLNVTTLSQLRKDGHPSVYGLGGHRGLDCTHWCLAGVPDTWNVLLYAALTQN, from the exons ATGGATGCTTTTGCAGTTGGTGCTACGCTAGTACTGCTTGTACTTTCCGTTCTGCATCAAGAAGTGCATGGAGGACTTGTAGGGAGTGATATCGACGGCTGTGATGTTTCTCAAGGCAACTGGGTTTTTGATGATTCATATCCTCTTTATGCCGCGCCTAGCTGCCTCTTCCTTGAGAAAGTGTTTGACTGCGTAAAGAATGGTCGCCCTGATAGAGACTACCTCAAATATAGATGGCAGCCCTCTGCCTGCAGCTTACCAAG ATTCAATGGTAGTCGTTTGTTGACAGAACTTAGAGGGAAAAGCGTCATGTTTATTGGGGACTCGTTGAGTTTGAACCAATGGCAGTCACTTACCTGCATGCTTTATACATCTGTTCCAGAGGCCAAATACACATCGGTCAGGACTGGAGGACTCTCCACATTCACATTCCCG GAATACAATGTTAAACTGTTGTTCTCCCGCAATGCCTTAATTGTGAACATTGTACGCACACCTGATGGCCGAATCCTAAAACTTGACTCAATCTCAACTCAAGATGACAAACTGTGGTTGGGAGTCGACGTATTGATCTTCAACACGTGGCATTGGTGGGTTCACACCGGCAGAAAGCAACC ATGGAACTTTATTCAAGTGGGGAATGAAACTTATAAGGACATGGATCGCTTGGTTGCATATGAGAAGGCACTGCACACTTGGGCAACATGGGTAGACTCCAATGTGGACTCTAACAAAACCAAGGTCTTCTTCCAGGGTGTTTCTCCAGATCATAGCAA TGGAAGAGAGTGGGGTGATCCTCAAGCAAATAACTGCAGTGCACAATCAGAACCACTACCAGGTCCAAACTATCCAGGAGAAGCACATCCAGCAGAGAAAGTAGTAGAGAAAGTGTTACGTACCATGTCAAAGCCAGTCCATTTGCTGAATGTTACAACTCTTTCACAACTTAGAAAAGATGGGCACCCGTCTGTCTACGGCCTTGGTGGGCACAGGGGCTTGGACTGCACCCATTGGTGTTTAGCCGGAGTACCTGATACTTGGAATGTGCTTCTTTATGCAGCTCTTACTCAAAATTAG